One window of the Salvelinus sp. IW2-2015 linkage group LG10, ASM291031v2, whole genome shotgun sequence genome contains the following:
- the LOC111969556 gene encoding transmembrane protein 138-like produces MFATLDPARSHTQPGRPAFGPEMLQTNNYSLVLLIQLSLLTFDLFVNSFSELLRAAPVVQLVLFIIQDIAILFNLIIILLMLFNTYVFQVGLVSLLLERFRALLLLSALYLTLSISLHSWIMNLRWLKSNRYVWTDGLQVLFVFQRIASVLYYYFYKRTTEYLGDPRLYEDSPWLRDAFANARARQ; encoded by the exons atgttcgCCACCTTGGATCCTGCTCGGAGCCACACACAGCCCGGGCGCCCAGCCTTCGGCCCGGAGATGCTGCAGACCAACAACTACTCCCTGGTGCTACTGATCCAGCTGAGCctgttgacctttgacctgttCGTCAACTCCTTCAGCGAGCTGCTGAGGGCCGCGCCCGTCGTCCAGCTGGTGCTCTTCAT tatccaGGACATAGCCATCCTGTTTAACCTGATCATCATTCTGCTGATGCTGTTCAACACCTACGTGTTCCAGGTGGGCCTGGTGTCCTTGCTGCTGGAGCGCTTCAGggccctgctgctgctctctgcccTCTACCTGACCCTCAGCATCTCCCTACACTCCTGGATCATG AATCTACGCTGGCTAAAATCAAACCGCTATGTGTGGACTGATGGTCTCCAAGTGCTTTTTGTCTTCCAAAGAATAG cgTCCGTGTTGTACTACTACTTCTACAAGCGCACCACAGAGTACCTGGGTGACCCTCGGCTCTATGAAGACTCGCCTTGGCTCAGAGACGCCTTTGCCAATGCCAGGGCCCGCCAGTGA